A segment of the Eleutherodactylus coqui strain aEleCoq1 chromosome 6, aEleCoq1.hap1, whole genome shotgun sequence genome:
AACATAGTTTTCTTTTATAGGTACACTTTTTTGTCATTGTTGATATAATCAAAATGGAAAGAAGAAACTTTACAAGACTACATGAATTCATTCTTGTTGGATTTTCTGATGTCCTCCAAGTCCAGTATGTCCTCCTCGCGGTCTTTTTCTGCACCTTTAACATTTCACTGCTGGCTCATATGTTTATAATTCTTTTGTATAGATTCAGCTCAAATCTTCACACTCCTATGTATTTCTTTCTTGCCAATTTCTCTTTGTTAGAAATATGTTATCTGTCAAATATAGTTCCCAAAATGCTGATCAATCTTCTCTCTCAACACAAAACTATCACTTTCTATGGATGTGCCATGCAAATGTGCATTTTTCTATTAATGGGTAGTGCAGAATGTTGTATGCTGGCAGCCATGGCATATGATCGATATAATGCCATATGCCATCCCTTACTATATAATAATATTATGAAGAGGGTCATTTGCATCATGCTGGTTATTGGTTCTTGGATCACTGGGACAATAGTTGGCATCCTACAAACCTCACTCATATTTTCATTACCATTCTGTAACTCCAATAGAATCAATAATTTTTACTGTGATATCCCACCATTGTTGAGTTTGGCTTGTACTGAAACACAGTTCAATGAAATTATCATGCTTATACTCACTTTTATTGTTGTTCTAGGACCTTTTATATTGACAGTAATTTCATATGCAAACATAATCTGGACAATTATCAAGCACCATTCTACAGGGATGAGGAAAAAAGCTTTCTCAACTTGTACCTCCCACTTAATGGTTGTAGctctattctatgggtcaacCAGTGTAATGTACTTGAGACCAAGGTCAAGTTATGGTATGAATGAGGAGAAGTTTTTGTCCCTCATGTATACTATTATTGCACCTTTAGTAAACCCTTTCATATATAGTTTAAGGAATAATGATGTAAAGAATGCAGTTAAAATGTTagtagttaaaataaaaataaaatgaataaataagaaAATAACAGTGCAGTAACAGATGTAGTTTATGTTGTCTCAGAATCATATTCAATATAACCTATTTGAGAAAACAACCAAAAATTGTACTTTAAGAACACAGGTCTGTATGGTTCTTTTTCAAAAGGAGAGATTAATGTATAGCTTATTAGAGAATTTGAAaatcaattacaaaaaaaattggtCTATATCAGGATGCTCTCATCTAAGAAGTGCTCTTTTGAAGAGGATTTACTGTATGTATAaaatgacggggggggggggggggggttcacagtAGCAGGGTAAACACCTAGATGTCAATAATATTTTTCACAGAGACGGTTTAGTCTATCCCtctttaaaacataacttttattgctaAAAATATATGAAAAGGATTTTTTGGATCCTAAAACAGACACAGATATATACAAAAAGATTCAATAGAGCGTGACCCCCGTAATGTCCCGGAAAATGTGAATCAAATCCGGTATCTGCGAAGAgggttttgcgagaaaaagccccCTTGACGGGTAAGTAGGCCCTATAACCCAGTATCTATACAGTCTTTTAATGGCTGGGAAACCTTCAGGGGTCACTTTGGACCGGTCAAGTTCCTAGCTTGTATGTACTTATTTATAGAGAGACAGCTAACAAGCTAATCAGGGAAGAGGTTGTGCTGCAAAAAACAGTGCACAGTTTCCTCTTATATATGTCGCTGTCTAATTATCCACTTATCTTGGACATATATCACCACATAAGGGACCCTTAATTCCCAGATATCGATGCATGTGCCAAGAAAAAAAGGAATGGTGGAGATGCCGTGGTCACAGCCACGCAAGTCCCTATGTTCCTTGTGGTAAAATCAGCAAGAAAGAAAAACGGAAAAGATCCTGACCAATTTCAATTAGGTTCTAAGAAGTTCTATGATTCAGAGGTGCATAGGTTCTACGCGTTTCCGCTACAAATCACGTAGCTTCATCAGGAACCCAAAGAAACAAGTATCAAAATTTAGAATAAAAAGCTGAGCTAGTGGACTCCCAATTATAGAGAGTACCGCCTGAGTAAGGAGATAGTAGCTGGtgcctaccacagaggctggtgctgctgctgtttttttgttttgttcctgCGTTTGCTTGAGGGAAATACTGGGCTAATTGTGCTTACTAAACCTAGTTGTAGGATCGACTATCTCCTCACTCAGGCGGTACTCTCTATAATTGGGAGTCCACCAGCTCAGCTTTTTATTCTAAATATTGATACTTGTTTCTTTGGGTTCCTGATGAAGCTACGTGATCTGTAGCGGAAACGCGTAGAACCTATGCACCTCTGAATCATAGAACTTCTTAGAACCTGATTGAAATTGGTCAGGATCTTTTCCGTTTTTCTTTCTTGCTGATTTTACCACAAGGAACAtagcaataaaagttatgttttaaagaGGGATAGACTAAACCCTTTCTGTGAAAAATATGTATAAGATGACCTGTCATTCTTAGATGTTCTAAATGGTTGCCATACTATAGAGGTTGATAGGGGAAAAAAACTGGATATTTGGACTGCAAAGGGCTAAATAATCATTTCCTCAGAATTGGCCATCAATTTTGATCATGGGATACTCCATAGGTCAAAAAAACTGTGCCTAGTACTATAGCTCAGTACCATTCTAGTGAACTGGACAACCACAGTGACAGTCACAGTCAACCACAGAGCTCCCACAAAATTTCCTCACAAGTGCAAGTCACTATATTCTCTATCTGGCACATTGTGACAGCGAAAGGTGCAGAGCCCATACAGCACTGACTAGTAAGTAAGGAATTCTGATTAGATTACGCTGTTTGCTTGCAACATGTTTGGGGATTCTAATATTTCCTTCATCAGTTTAGCAAAGCAATAGATTCATTGAAATAAGACTTGAACTAAAGATAATGCAAAAATAAGGGAAAAAGATATTTTACAAGTGACTACAAAGAAAATAAGCATGATGGCCTAAGCCTGATGAACAAGGCATTGGCTTCCAGGTGTGGGGGATTtccaatatgttcaccattttgtatgtattttctgttgtcaactgtgaatatactgtattttgtgtatggtctaatcctttgggggaagggaacatcgcccccccccacctcc
Coding sequences within it:
- the LOC136633539 gene encoding olfactory receptor 10AG1-like, whose amino-acid sequence is MERRNFTRLHEFILVGFSDVLQVQYVLLAVFFCTFNISLLAHMFIILLYRFSSNLHTPMYFFLANFSLLEICYLSNIVPKMLINLLSQHKTITFYGCAMQMCIFLLMGSAECCMLAAMAYDRYNAICHPLLYNNIMKRVICIMLVIGSWITGTIVGILQTSLIFSLPFCNSNRINNFYCDIPPLLSLACTETQFNEIIMLILTFIVVLGPFILTVISYANIIWTIIKHHSTGMRKKAFSTCTSHLMVVALFYGSTSVMYLRPRSSYGMNEEKFLSLMYTIIAPLVNPFIYSLRNNDVKNAVKMLVVKIKIK